The stretch of DNA CTCAAGCTCGCGGTTGACCGCCTGCTGGTCGGACGCAGCGCTCTCCTCGGCCTCATTGCGGAGCGAGGCTGGCTCGCCGGTCGACGACGCGACAGCATAGAGGGGGGCAGGGAGGATGACCGCCACCAGGGCGGCTGCAAGCAATTGTCTCCAACATCTCGGGGCATGCATGCTTGCAGTCTCCATCCTTGAGCCTGTCTCTGCCGGCGAAGGGGGCCGGATCGTCTCGAAAGAAAGCGCGGCCGACCCTTTGGAGGCATACGGATCGGCCGCGGAACGTCGCAAACGTACCGTCGTTTGCGGCGATCGAAGCGGCGCGCGCCCCGCTGGGACTGGTGAAAAGCAGGACCGCACTTCGCTTGTAACAAAACCATACCGTATCGTTTTGTTTTGGTCAAGGATGCCTCCATGCCGTACCGCACGTGAAATTCCGTTCTCACGGAATTGTCAGCGGGAGGGGCGTCGCCGAATGGTTCCCTTGGGGATGGACTGAACGCGGCTCGGCGGCCCAAGCGCACCGGCCAGGAACAGCCTGATCGCCAAGCGCATGCGCTTTTCGGCGGACTTCATCTCCAGCGGCGTTCCGAACGTCGCCATGCGGTGCGTGTGACCGACGACCACGTCGAGAAAGACCTCAGCCGCGATGCCGGTATCCTCGACGTCCATGGCGCCTTGCGCGACCAATTTATCAAAGAAGCGCGCGGTGGTGGAAACGGCCTTCAACCAGCCTTCTTCCCTGCCAAGCTTGGCAATGTCGGGAAAGTTGATGGCCTGTGACGTCATCATGCGGCTGAACGCGACGGCATCGGGGCCGCAGGTGAACGTCAGCATCTCGCGCCCGACCTCTATCAGGCGCTGCTCGACCGAAATGTCCGAGGAACGCGTGATCTGCGCCTCCGCCGCTTCAGCAAGCGGAGCAAGCCAGCGCGCAATCTCGCGCCTCAGCACCTCGGCAAACAGCCCGCGCTTGTCGCCGTAGCGCGAATAGACGGTGGGCTTGCTGACCCGGGCTGCTTCCGCAACCGCATCAAGCGAGGTCGCATCGTAGCCCCGGTCCAGAAAAAGACGGGTGGCAACTTCGATCAGCCGCTGATCGCGCTCGATGGCGGCGCTTTTCGTCGGCCGGCCGCCGCGTGATTTCGGGACGTCTCGTCTGGCCGGTCTGGCCTTGGTCGCAGTCAATCCCATGCCCATTGATTCCTGCGCGGTCGTGATAACAGTCATTGCTCTATAACGCGCAGCAAGCGGGGCGTCATGGCGAATCTGGCCGAATTGGCCATATCGTCAACAGTCCAGGCAGGTCGTCGTTCCGCTCCTGCGTGGCTCACGGAAGCGTCGAGGTCCAGGCGTGGCCCGACGCAGCCTTCTCATAGCCATGCTGATAAAGGGCGCGCATATAGGCGGTGTCGAATCCCTCCGAGCGCGACGCTGGATAGTCGCGCTCGATATAGGACAGATGGAAGCCCCACCGATTGCGCTTGGCGAAATCGTAGGTCGAGAAGATCACCGAGCGCGTCTGGGATTGGGTGATCGACGACAGGCTGCGTGAGGCAACATCGAGCGTGCTGTTGGACACGAGCTCAAAAGTTCGTTCGAGCTTCTTGTTGACGAGGACGTAGATGTTCATCCGGCTGTTTCCGGGCAGACGTCCCTGGAAGAGCAGGGCATCCGGCAGCGTCAGGACCGGAGCGGTTACGCCACCGTCGACATGCATCTCCTCAAAGCGCCGGCCCTGGCCCTCGGCTTCGATCAGGATCGGCGGGAAGACCAGGGGAATGCTGGCGGAGGCCGCCATCACGTCGCGAAACAGGCGCAGCGCCTCGGGCGAACCGACCGCGGCGATTTTCCCCATGTCCCAAACGACCGTGCGTTGGGTGTCGAGATCGGTCGTCAC from Bradyrhizobium sp. AZCC 1693 encodes:
- a CDS encoding TetR/AcrR family transcriptional regulator, producing the protein MGLTATKARPARRDVPKSRGGRPTKSAAIERDQRLIEVATRLFLDRGYDATSLDAVAEAARVSKPTVYSRYGDKRGLFAEVLRREIARWLAPLAEAAEAQITRSSDISVEQRLIEVGREMLTFTCGPDAVAFSRMMTSQAINFPDIAKLGREEGWLKAVSTTARFFDKLVAQGAMDVEDTGIAAEVFLDVVVGHTHRMATFGTPLEMKSAEKRMRLAIRLFLAGALGPPSRVQSIPKGTIRRRPSR